ggcacatttataaatcacttagtaacggttctaaggaagtagggcgttacaagtagaCTCTGAAGTTATTTCCATAAGGTGTGTGGTCTGGATTCTACCTGTAGAATCAAAAGCAAAAATGCCACATCTAAGCCAGTAAGAACATTAGACACCAAATGACCTTCTGGATATGGCTCCCCTGCAAGTGCCAAGGTATCAGCCCACATTCGTTTTTGCCTCAGATTCTTAGTCATCGGCATTGTGTCTTTCTTCTCTGTCTGTAACTTGGTTCGCAGCTCATCTATGTGTGCCTTTGAATAGGCACCATACAAGACCTCAAGAGCCGACCACAGATCGGCTGCAGTTCTGCAACCCATGACCTCAGAAGCAATACTGTCGGTCATGGAACCATATAGCTAGCCCATTAGTAGTTGATCATTCATTAGCCATTGTGAATAGTCTGGATTAGCTATTGGAAAGGAAGGGGAAGAATGTGAGTTACTTGCATCTAGAAACGGTTGAGGAGAACTTTTCTCACCATTGATGAACACATCAAGACCATGACCACGGACTATGGTCGTCACCATCGTCTTCCATAGAGGGTAATTGCTGCGATCAAGTTTCAGAGAGAATGGTTGGCTCAGGGTGTTGCTAAACGGAGTTGCAATCGGAGGTTAACTTACTGTGGGCATCTTGACAATCGCAGCATTCGGAATAGTCGCAGTCGACGGTACATCGCAAGATGTGTCCCTGGGTACTGTCTCTGAGTTAGCAGAGGTTTGTTGAGTTGGGGATTGATCAGCCATGGCGTGTGCCAatcttgctctgataccaagaaaAGAAACAATAAAAAATGCAATGAAACAGGAATTTGTAAAGCCAGCTCAATCCATACTGAgcatttcctctctctctctatatatatatgctGAAAGAAAAAAAGCAATTTACTAGCTACTACCACTAGGAGCTTGACGCGCAATAGAGTTTGTTACAAAAAGATGGATAAGAACCTATAATAAATTGTAAAACAATACTTAGAGAATGTTCTCGAATATACAACCTCATACTTACACGTGTAGTACTTCTAATTACAGAATTAATTGACTATATACAATTATTTCTTAACACGAAGTGTGCTCTGAAATTCACATGATATGCAAATTTAGTCGTTGTTAtgaaatttataatatatttatattgttcATTATTGAAAGTATTAATACTAATTATAAATTACTTTCCTTTCGTGAGTGACCCAACCCAACTAAGCATCATTATCAAGGGTTTTGCCGTTTGGAAAGGCGTGTCTTCTTATTTCCTTCTCATggtaattattatttcttatcaTAATTCATATGTGGATTTGTTGAATAATTGAAGTAAATAATAGAAGTATTATCttgaaaaaagggaaaaaaaaacaataatgagAATTTTCATTTGATGTAGCAATTGTACACTAAAATCATAGAAACGATATTTTTTtacattacaaaaataaaaatggaatgTGGTTTTTTCTGTTACGTGAAAATTCTTATAATTCGACCCAAAAGCACAAAAGTCGAGCACAGATCAAGCGAAGAGatgatgatggtgatggtgatggtgatggtctTAGAATATGTCGAGAATCTCGAGGATGGGACGATTACAGAGGGGACAGGCACCTCGATTCAACCACATCTCTCTTGAACACACCCTGCAAAAGGTATGCCCACATGGGATGAAAGCCGCGCCTTTCTTCCTTCCCATGCACACGCAGCACACCGAATCATTCCCCACTCCTCCTCCGCCTCCTACATTCATCTCCGTCGCATCACGACCATCCGTTTCCTCCAGTAATCTCATCAGCGATACCCTCATAGGCGTTCCCGGACCCGTACTCCCCGCCGTTCTTGTCGCCGCCTCGTTCCCAGCTCCATCCCTCGCGGGGGCTTCGTTTGTTTGCCGGAATTGTCTTTCGGCGGCCAGAGCCGCTGCAAGGTTCATGCTCGGCGCCGAATGACCCGGATCCGGATCGGAGCAATCCGGATCCGTGTTGTTCTCCGGCTGATTCTGCCGAGTCCCGTTGTTTATTATGGTTTCCAGAGCTTGTCGTTCTTGATTTTCTCCTTCTTCGATGTCGTTTTCGTTTTCTTCGTCATTGTTATCTCTAACGCTTATCACTGTTGGCCTGAAACCCCACGTGGCCCCACAGCAACCCATTCCTTTCAATCCAAACCGTTCTTTCAGACTCCTCCTCCTACCTCTACCTCCATCCACTACGTCCATTTGTTCTCTCAGAAAACACAGAATCGTTCTCGCTTCCCTCTCTCGACTCAGCGATTCCTGTAATATCATACCGAGTTGACTCATTTTCCTACAGACCCAGAAGCCACAAAATCAAgaaaatgaaaatatataaataaataagataATGTTATGAAATACAGAAAAGCAGAGATTTAGAGACAACAAACAAAACTATATTTATGTATACAGATATATACAAGACTTACAAGTTTGGATCGGAGTAAAGGGTATTGCAATGTCCATGGAAATCTCGTGAAGTTTCTTTTCCATGAATGAGGAAACACCCACCTCTAGATTAATTCACCAGAGGACAAAATAAGAGTGAAATTGCATAGTTGGTAGGATAAATATTAAAtactattctagagagagaaagagtagtTCATATGAAGCCAACTCCGTCACTGAAAAAAAGAGCTCTTCAAAATCTGAGAAAGAAAGATAATTAAAGCAATaaaagatgagacaaaatagaagaagaagaagacgaaggaGAAGTAAGAAAACAAAAATCGAAGAGGAAAATATGGCTGCTTTACAGCTTACGGGTGTGTGTTCCCCCCTAACTGGTTTTGATTTCCCACCTTTTTTTCATTCTTCTCGAACTTGGGATCCGTTTGTGacaaatatttgtaaaaaaatatatttataatatatcaCTCACTTTTTTTAATGTAAGGAAATGAGAATCAGAGTATTAATTTAAAGTAGGTTATTAGACATTAGGTGAGTTGAGGGTGGCCGGCCAATATAAGCGAAGTCAAAGCCATTGAAGCCGGCGCGTCAACCGAGGTGTTGCCAAGTGGCACTTTCAATCCAATATATACTGCTCACTGGTCAGGAAAGGACAGGACTCCCTCCTCTTCACTCAGTTACCGTCTTTATCCTCACTTTACactaaattaacataaaaattatTGTTAAGTTTTCATTTTCAACTCGAAATTATTACAAAAAAAGTACTAACATTTAACAATCAAGTAAAAAGAATTAAAGCttgttcttttttatttctttcttcttataACCTAACCAAATTCTTGCCGATCTGAAAACATATTTAGAGCACTGATTGCGCTATAAAGGGAAAAGATTTCATTTGAACGACAATTGCATGAATACAAAAGAATCTTTTTTTCAGAAGACTAAATGATTGATCATACTCTGTGTAACAATGTGATTTTTGCA
This genomic interval from Humulus lupulus chromosome 8, drHumLupu1.1, whole genome shotgun sequence contains the following:
- the LOC133794852 gene encoding uncharacterized protein LOC133794852 — protein: MSQLGMILQESLSREREARTILCFLREQMDVVDGGRGRRRSLKERFGLKGMGCCGATWGFRPTVISVRDNNDEENENDIEEGENQERQALETIINNGTRQNQPENNTDPDCSDPDPGHSAPSMNLAAALAAERQFRQTNEAPARDGAGNEAATRTAGSTGPGTPMRVSLMRLLEETDGRDATEMNVGGGGGVGNDSVCCVCMGRKKGAAFIPCGHTFCRVCSREMWLNRGACPLCNRPILEILDIF